The sequence AAATATTAAGGTTAGCTTTATGTTTTCTAATAGAAAACGTCAGCGAAAAAGGACTGATCCCCAAAAATAAATCGCAAAAATCTTGAAATCTGTTGATCCGCAAAAAAATACGTActtcaaaaatttgtacatataaggTAGGTATCTAAAGGAAGTGTCTAACTGTCTGTGTCTTGCATAGTGGGTGAAGTTCCAGATGGGACATCAGTTGCCAACTTGTGAGTCATGtcacagcctcctgtgggttactagtccacCTGAGTAGTGTACTAGTGTCGGTTCACTGGGTAGACATGTAGTGTATAGTGTTGTGCCAATAATCAGATTGGGTTTTGGAAAACCGTATATCTGTTAGCTGTATTATATTGGTATTGCAATGGCACCATGACAGAAAATGCGGCAAGGTTCGGTAAGACCCTTTGGTAGAATACAGTGTAATATGGGCACCTTAGGGTTAGTTAAATACCAGTAGTGAGATACCTCTACTAAATATCAGGTGTCCTATTAACCGATTCCACTGTACAATACATTAAGTAGACCtgtacacacaaaaacacaacttcaaaagcaaagccttcagcagCGAAACACAGCTACTGCCACCCAGTGAGCCAGCACTGGGATTCCTTTGCACCACTCAGGCATTCGAGTCTAGTGTAAGCacatcctcctggggcaggactagtaatccGCAGAAGGACCGTCCAGATCTCACGCAGAGAGGTCACAGAACCCTCACAACGACCTTAACACCACTTAGACAGCTGGgtatttttctttctttttttatttttatactggccctaatggcactcccttccacctCCACGTCTctaaagaaataaactatgaaATTTTGTTGGGAATTTgtttccccagttaacaccaggtatccattgatgttacagctgggtgggctgcttccccagttgacaccaggacACCAGGTCCCAGCCCATTTATGCAGCTGGGTAGAAtagagcaatgtgagtaaagtttcttggcTCAAGGAAAAAACAACACCAATGTGGTATAACCAGGCATTAAACCTGGGACCTTTGGATTACCAGGCTGATGACCTAACcgcttggctatgctgcctcacacatttacaaagacacacacacaaaaagaaacGGTAAATCCTTCAGCTACTGTACCATGCTTGCATGCAGTGTTGTACTGATATGAGATTCTCCTGACAACTAATACTTTCATGTCAATAAGCACAGCTGATCTGATATAGTACTGCATGCCTATTTTCAACAAGTATTACAAAGTACCAATTTATAGTAGCAGTAGTACTACAATAATAGCAGACCATACATTTAAGCATTTTTTAATGCAAGGAAGTTGGTTAAATCTGTTGATTAGGGACTAAAGGTATCCATGATCTGGACCTCTGATAAGACCCATCGCcttacacacacatgcactctaTTTAACAAGTCAAGGGGAATCACCAATATAAATATCCAATAGAGTCAGGTATTTTCCTCAAGGAGGGAGGGAATGGCATTCTGATATATTCTATACTCCTGTTTATGTCCTCGAAGTGAAAGCCAAAAGTCAAGCTAGAATTTTGCAGTTGGTCACATTTTGCAAACTGTATAATCATGATCAATACTATTCGTGAATGTAAATTTACTAAAATTTGGTCAAGAGTCAAATGCAATTTTTAATGAAAGTCACTGAAGGGTCTAGGCTTATTTTGACCACTTTGATTAAGGATGAACATCAGGGTAAAGGATATATTTGAGAGCTACCCCATTGTAGAGGTGTTAGCAACAGGTGTCAGTAAGCAGATTTCTAGGTATAGGATTTGTAACATGAGGTTGTTCCCCACCAGCAAGGCcagaggagacggtccggttggtcaggcttgagccggaccaataatctggagttgaaccaactagctgaccagctcgaactacattactctcatgcaatctttggacgatcacatctacatgtagctacgtaaaTTTTACagctgttattgaaaatgcatgacacgagtagttacctaatttctcagcctaactaaagcacagaactacacgtatagtatctcaaattaccttacagtacagcgtagcattcgtatcgtttcgtacagaaatgattgtgggttctatacgtacagtatcacgtgtgctgacagttggcatttatcacgtgtaaggcaggtgccttctttgattctaaaccagcacacttatatcacaattcaatcttcataaaataatcattagcattccttggcttgtctctcttggcttcttttactgggcgaaggacTGGCAGTGAgtcagtgacaaaccagatgactcattccgcggcaagaagctgtacacccatacattgcatggtggccatctggatgagatgttgagtagaaatcactcctcttcaactacccactcgtcctgtcgagataccgagcaaactctcttcacccacatcgcgccattttagAAAACTGATtagtctcgtgactgtccaccagtatatttacgtgatgatccgttcacttcatacaaaccagtatagtagtatattgtatttttgtagctgtgtagctttttattgtagctgtgtgaatattatatcctagctaaaggggacCATGCTGcgtgggttccctgtgaaatttggtgggaaagttgcaagttgctagccagttttactttaaaatttagcatcaattttaaattttaaggcattcagacctttaaattgcaaaaattctgcagctcctgggggttgcacccccaggcCCCcatgaacttctaattgctagctataactaaatgaaccatacagcaagtttcatgctgtgttcCCTcacccctgtatgtcaggtctacatatagtatagaaagtctgaagaacaacagataggcttgagcatatttatatagctagctagcagtgaaatgtcactaaaattgcatatataagtgtctaattttcaaaaatttcctgtgggggcatgcccccagacccccctagaatgctcatgcttcgcacttcgcagagtgtgctttgcacactgtgcaacagctcccctctcattggcatgtatatagtagcaatttcaacattatagtcaatggcctgaccaactcaattttccctcctccagcCCTGACCAGTGAACTACTATTGCAATTCCCCACCACCGCCTGACTTGAAGTACACGATAGGACTAGGCGTTAGGGAGAGCACATTAGCACTCCGTGAAATTAAAgctcacgtgatctcacgtgacctGATGACGTCACACAAGCCCACGTTGTGTGATACGTCATCGTCCGGGTGCATTCACTCCAGACTTGCAGCTCCAAGGCTACATCAAGTGTGAATTTCAGTGCATCGATTTTATACCCCTCCTAGCTGAAATCGATGGTGGGTATCTATAAACAACGTCTTGAAAACGTTTTCAGACTGTACTGAACTTAGAAAATAACTGAAAagtctcgagcgaaaaaaaaagtgaacTACAGTGGGAATCGAACCTTCGACCACTTGATTTCAAGCCTCATGCACTACCGCTTCGCTACTGTGACTACTTGTATAATATTTACTAATTCTAACTATAAAAGTCTAACACTATTGAGCCCTAGTAAAGACACTGCAAGCCAATTCAATTGCAAGAGCTTTCTATCTTTACTATCTTTACTATCGACTTCTGGATTGCTGCCTAACCCTAACCTCGTACATATATTTTAAAACTATttcctaaccctaacctaataTTACTACCCGTATCCAGTTCCCTAATCCTAACAGATTAGaaatgattgcctaactcttaccctaaccctacctagcagattataaatgattgcctaactcttaccctaaccctaacctagcagattataaatgattgcctaactcttaccctaacctagcagattataaatgattgcctaattcttaccctaaccctaacctaacagaTTATAAagattgcctaactcttaccctaaccctaacctaactttTACTACCCGATGTGACATTAAAGCTAGTCAGTTCTCTAACCTCGAGACGAAACAGGCTCAGGAAAGTGTTCCTTCACTACCATTCTAATCTATAGACTAAATAAAAGACTAACCAGTCGTATGAACATCCGTACTGTATTCCGCTAGGCATTTCATCATTACCTCGTGGCCAGGAAGACCAGACTAATCACGTGATATAGATTACGGGATATTTACGGTATGCTAATGTGCTTTCCCTAATGGTTACTCACGATAGGTAGGTTTGGTATGATACTGATAGATGCACTTAATAAATAGAGAAAAactttgctgttgttgttgttgttattatctactttaccagttaggcactggagggtgtacacagaaggcagagcctgttaaAAATACACTGGAAACAAATCTGCTTGTATTATACATAATGAAATTTCTTGTTTTGAAAATGATTTATCCAGGAAAGTAATACACTCAGCTCTGTACATACACAAGCTTATCATGTTAGCCGGGTGTACTCATACATGTATTTAATAATATACCTTGGTGTACCTTCTACGTTCAAAGCTATCACGAGAGCAATCATCCAGCCACTGAGCTTGTCTTCTAATTCGCTGGTCTCATGAATACGGTAGAATCTGACTGAGAATAGAAAGTCATCAAAACCAAGGTCACTCgtacaggcctgccaacctggaaagtaaaaaaatcttgagatttctgtacctttattgtagtattgcagtgtgtagtaaaaaaaaactggtagatgctatgctgagaccaaaaaaaaaaaaaaaaggtctcgactttttaaacttgaaatccgTGACATTCGCACTACAAACCGTGAGAGTTAGCAGGCCTCAAAAACCatgagattcgatctgctgcccttgagcagggtagtgaaaccgtgagactcacggtaaacccgtgagagttggcaggcctgctcGTAGTGTTTTGTCACACGAAAAAACACGGTTGACCATGAGGCACTCAACCCACGTGAGCGGGCACACGCCATGTTAAAGTCTGCACATGACGAGATTCATTTTTAATTAACGGATAACTTGTTGATAGAGAATAATTTTCCTTTTAGATAACGGAGTGGGTGTTTGCACAGGCAGCAGTCTAATAAGAACTGATATAGCCAGCAAGTGTTACAAACGGCGGTTCCATACTCATTACTGTGGCAGGGGGCGGTGACCTGGCGGTGGACCGTTGAGACGGGAAAGGAGTAAAGGTAACTGGTTGGACGACATCATGTGGTTTGTTCCAAGGACGATCTGTTCGCTTCAGACCTGTTTTCGTCTATATATATACTCTGCTACGGTGTGTGTTATACTAATACTACTGTACCAATCCAACGTAACTGTCCAGAATAGCAGCTCCGCAGTCAAGCATGATAGAAAGGCTGCGGTCAAGTCCCAACATAAGTCTGCAGTCAAGTCTCAATGGAAGCCAGGGGTCAACCAACAATCAAAGTCTACAATCAAGTCTAAATGACAGTCTGGAGTCGAGTCTCAAAGTGGATAGTCTGCAGTCCAGTTTTAACGAAACAAGACATGTGCTTGAAATGCTTCAGAAAAAAGGCATCATGACAATTGGTGGTGGTCACTATGTTGGTCGGTATAAAGCTTTCCGTAATTTCACTGATTCTCAAATAGACAACATTATTACAGCATTTGGAATACCTAACCTAAATTCCTCAAACTTCAAAGAACAAATACTGGCTTGTACTGGTCTAACATTAGTGAACGCAAAGAAGCCTGTAAACATAACAACTGATGGAAATGTGGTTATGCCTAAACACTTTCAGAAATGTAAGAGTATGAGTTTTCAGAAGACTGGTAAAACTGTTGCATTATTCTGCTTCCCTGGATCAGGTAACTCATGGGTGCGACAACTAATAGAGACCACTACTGGAATTTATACTGGTACCTACCAGGATTGTGATGATAGTTATATCTTTAATGGAATGATTGGAGAAGGAGTTTATACTGATAATGTTATTGCTGTTAAAATACATTTCCCTAACACTGATGATCAGAAGTGGTTGGATGAACGTAGTATCATTTACGTTGTCAGAAATCCATTTGATGCTATCCTTGTTGAATGGAATCAACAGAAATCAGCTTCGAAAAATCACAACATGGCACATCTTTCTACAACTACTGTGTTCGGTAAGTAGTATGCTAGGTATGCAAAACAGATGaaagcatgcatgcacgcacgcacatgcgTACACGTTTGCACACATACCGTAAAgtcaggttgttaagcacatgcactTGGAAAAAACTTTTTCGccaaaatcatactatctgttagacGCATACGCCtattaaataattatggtgcgtgtaacacggaatcactacattgtagtagagtagttaatagtttgtgccGGTCACCACGCCAGTATGTAAGGGTATTTGACTCCATCATGTactgggtgaaatcctttgtgatgaacaagattatcactatccagatggctgatttgctgtatacataacAAAGAAAAACTTCAAGGGAGACGTAAGCGCTTGAGGAGACATTCATTTTCAGTATTTTCACAGTTTTTCTTGCAGTctcttgctgtgtgtagctctATCGTCGCATTTggccatgtgcgcttatcatccatggttaattacaagaaatgtgtatgcgcttaacaaataatatgcgcttaatacgtagatacatgtgcttaacaacccgactctacggtaCATAGATGCACacaatatacacatgcatgcagccCAAGGGTGAAGTTATATGTATACATTAGACAAAACATGATAAACTACTATGTACCATGCTTGTAGCAGGCAAATAACCTTTGTGGAGACCAATCACCCAAGCTATTATGAGTGACTATTTTGTGTTCTCTGTAATGTGAATGTAGTCTGTGTCAACGTTGAAACTGGATCAGGTCAACCAGGGCACTTTTTGTCCTGGTCATCCAGGTCTTACCCGCTTTACAGATAATCTGGATCACATGTGAATTAGTTTAGTGATGTGGAATTGCTAGTCTTGCTGCAGCCCAGTTACTtccatgagccacgcccacataTCAGGACTAttgtttgtatgcatgcataaatGGAATCAGTTGCTGTCCTCTCTAGCATGGAGCCATGCCCATTGCCTGCTAGTTTTATATACAGCGATataagtgtgactgttctattagggtgaatgctgtattagagtatcttgagtcagcttTTCACCTACCATGGATGTGTCACTattcatattttcactgtgctagcatgcatatagctagaccaataataacgGGGTGCATCATCGTGATCGAGTAAACGCATTGTTAAAATGTGTGGTCGCGGTGCTTgatcgttattaatcaaccaataGGCGtggtctttttttttttttttactgtgtaacaaatacagtgcacataacataattatgatggcTGAGTACAAATAAATGTCAGTGAAATGTCTTTGAAATTGGTGTCGAAGGGTGGACCATCCCTCAATTGTACCTCTCTCCCTTAAAGTTAACGGAATGGTAGTCCAGAGAGAGGGTCTTGAACCTATCATAAAGTATAAGTATCTACAGAACATAACTgtgcttaaataagtttgtggattccaaatatgctgctcaaggaaagtgttgataaggaaaattaatgccttaatatggtttcattgcatgaagaaggacaAAGACCATCCTGATTGGAGATAAagggaaagacaaggcgcagagggcacgtACTTGTTggaactccaaaaggcacatcccactggtgaatttgttattgtggcctaaaatggtggccatgttctgcctccagccttgcaactggtCAGATAGTCTAGACTGGCAGATGAAAATTTGAGTTTCAGTGCACAGCCCGTTATATAGCATTACAaccgttatacagcattacaagcagtacaagaagcacctctccAGTCACTATGAATAATATGGACAATTCTTGTTATAGAGGTGATAGCTAGTCAGCACTGCCATAGTGAAGCCATGATGCATTACCCCGTATCAACACTTTGCACTGTcaatgaaaagaaatgggacataaaggtaaatccatgatgcatgAGTATTATGGTATTGTGAGACTGATATCAATACTTTAATTTTTTTGATAGGAACATGCATTCCCCTaacctactgtactgtatgacataGTAGTGGATTTCAATTTTGTCACAAAAGACAGAATGTTTTATGCTATGTTACGAGTTGCACATACagaccagcattgaaaccagggTGCTACTGCTTACCCAGATAacccactgacccagatagCAGGGTTTTTGATaattagactatggtacgcatagtatgctttgaagtttggtcgttaatgaggtatttaaaatcacCCGCgagtaggtatctaaactggttagatacctgTGACAAAAAAGTTTGTCACATGTATGCGTCACGtgttttgctggattccagtcacaacagcgaTCAGAAATCATTGCTATTGTGTGAAGAAAACATAGCTGGATAATAGAaatgattgtattcatctaggaaccctaccagtgagttgttttaacactaattcGATCAAGAAGCTTCCATTATTGGCAATGACCAGAGCTGCatgagccatagtctaaattggttatTGTCCTAATCCACGGTATTCACCGaggtgattattgtgccattcctcaggtaTCTAAAATAACGaagatacctggatttgtgcaataatCTACACTTATTTTGACTCTGAGCCAAACTGGCCCAACCCAAacatctactgctccaccagtTTTATACCACTTGGCCAATCAGCTTATGTTTGATCACAAAGCTGAACTAGTCCCGAGAAAATTGGAGCAGCAGCCATGAGTTGTATGGGTCGTTTTGTGTTCACACAGGACCTTATCAAATACCCTGCCAGATAGCGAtttgggtcagacccggatttgacctgCGATTAGTTAAAGCATTACATGCACTAAGAGTTACGTTTTAGGTGCTTGGTTAGTGTATCAAATAGTAAAGTAGCATTGTTTACGTAATTATCAGGAATTCTCCCAAAAGTGATCCTAccacctaaaatgctgcctttaaaagagacatcttatgtgacGAAAGTCACCTACATTAGcatcaaatacagcataaaAAAAACACAAGAAAACACTAACaggcagctggatatagaatttctTTAAAAATcataaatgtgaccgaattttggaaaaccgtcgatatacgcacaacagtacttttgtaataaaacgtttttaaaaactatgggtaaaaaatgcaagctccagaaaaaaaattacgcaagtttttatcgcctcgctGGTGGGAGAATTAAGccgccaatggataaatcctgggaatcatcgtgttcgcctgtccatGGGGAGTACAAAaagctttgtttcatctccatacacgaacagattccaaagttacagacgtttgtttacgttgcgatgacgaaagaatttactgacgatcatttttcagtgaatttgccttacttctcgaacaaagaagcgtgcctggggaaaaaactataccttggtggatgcacaaattcatgacgaacacaatgagccaagattcaattctgCTCgttgttgtatcagtaagttatgatggtttatgtaagcgcttgtagattcttttctcgatagtttctgtacatatcaaattatctgctcgtccggctgtctagtgctgtatttccaacactgcttaacttaggaagctgaaacttggctagtccattcctctgtccctgcagaaaacaaagaaaaaataaaattcattttgaaaattgtgcggatatcgacggttttctaaaattaggtcacaaatgtCATGATATTTATAATAAGTGTGTAGTTTGTAAAAGTAAGCAACTAAGTTATGATTACAAAGAAGTTAGCTAATGATGGGGGAGTTGAAGGTGTCTGCACCATCTGATAATCTGTTACCAATATTAAATGGGGATTTAGTAATATTTAACTATCattcttgaaatatttcaataattgGATAGTCACACATGACATTTTACTGACTTTTATATGGTAACGTTCCCAACATTCCTTACCACTGAATGTGTTGACATAATATCCTTAAGTGTTTGTACACTTTTTGTACCATGACTGGTGGagctacacatacacacaaaatgGCACCAAACttatcataaaattaattttccaTCTGAACATGTGCCTTAACTGAAAAGTGAAGAGGCCTctacgcttcattttcagcaatGTTCAGCCCAtcacacagtattacaaatgaagaactttATGAGAAACATCTCTGTATTCAATCCAGTGAGTACTAAAAAGCACACTACTTCTGTTATAAACTTGATACAAGGGTGTAGCCAGGGGGTTCGGATAGTTTGGACGAACCCTCCTTGCTCTGTACTACTTTTGAGGGTCACATTGCGTTAATGCTGAATCATCGACAAATCAagtattgcatcacgtgattgGTTGTGCGCATGATGCTTGGTGAAAATGACGAAGGATTGTTGGTTGAGACATAACATTAGGTAGCAACTgtgataaacttgagtggttgtgttatacatgtgtcaggttagtaaatagttgatgtatatttgCATGATGGatgttttgtttattttgtcacatgttgtgggcacatgatgtctCAAATATTTGGTGAAGTTACTAACCATCTCAACAGGAGAGAAAATGTATACTTTGAAGAAAGTATTGTCAACTAATTGAGGGCTCTCGTGTGTTAGGaagttgaagttggctgtcagtatgttgtctggaagtgaagattagttagtagCTAAATGTGATAGGTTTATAAGCTGCATTAACAGTAGAGTATAGActttagctagttagatacacaaacagcaccttttaatgctATTGCtaaagggcacattttgtgtaggCATCATTTTTGTTCAAACGTGGTCCagggggaagcacccaggccttcccccaaAAACATTTCATGCACTTCAATCTGAACCCCTTTccagaaaatcctggctatgccactgtgATAGTCAGCACATGGAAGCTACGTATTATGTTCTACCACAAATCATCACCTTGTAGTTAGTGAAAAGATTTGAGACACAAAGGATGACAAACTTTAGGTCCATGAGTATGttctgtggtatgccaaagCACCTGTTTGGCTGAAACGACATCAAAAGTAAAAAATAAAGTAAAAACGATGCGCTTTCTTTTCAGCTATATTTTCTGCCtcttatacagcattacaaatgaaggatGGTGTAAGAAGTGCCCAAACATCACTTTGGAAATTATGAGTGATTCTCATGATAGCTAATGCAGAAACCATTACCATTGCAAAATAGTAGTAAAACGGTTCATCTCGAGTGTAAGTGATGTCTGACAGTGTAACAATTGAGCCTGTAGTATAGTTGGGGTATGCTTAGCTGAATGCATCAGTTAATTAGctagccagtcagtcagttagtcagtacaAACTCTGGTTGATTAAAATATGTTCTGTAGTAACTCATCTAAAACATTTTGGATTGCTTTGAAGGAATCATGTTTGGGACCAATACATATTGCCATGTCATGATGGAAAGATGAGACCGGTTTAGGGAAAGCAGAAATCTTCATAATCCCTGCTAAACAGCACTACCATATAACACCAAGTGATGATATTCCTACTGGTCATGGTTTAtggtattaaattttgtttattTATATACGTATATAGTATATGTAAGCTGAAGCAGTGTGGCAAGTGCTATGACATAGAGTGGGCAAGAGACAAAATTAATATAGTACGAGATGAAGCCAAGTGCTGCATTTCATTTTAAGACTATTCTTTTCTTACAAGGGGTGGGACACCTTCACAATCTGTACGTGATTTGAAATCATTCCTGTGATAGTTGCTACATGAAAGACTTCGAATACAATAATATATATCACGTGTTACATGTGCGCATGCGTGTATCCTAATATATGTTACATCTCCCTTGTTGTTTGAGTATGCAatcatacaattacaataaatatgTGCATTtaaaatgtgtgtgcatgtcagAGTTCAATAGTTTGTGTCAGTGTACCTTGCTGGTTTCCGAATTGTTCTCTGTGATCTGCGGAGTTGTAAAGGGGGTGAAGGTACACTGTTTTGTCCTGCTGGCATTTCAGTCTCAGTGGTGTCAGCTTCATTACTAATACTGGCATCCTCTAGCCAGTCATGCTGTGATCAGCTTGGTAGTGCCGTTTTGCATTCAGGCTACTAGGTGTTGGTTTAAGATGCCATCGGTTTTGTCGGTATCTTTGTCTTCCTGGAGTATTAACTATGTATGAACGAGGCCCATCTTGGCTGATGGCAATAACTGTTGCTGGTTCCCATTTCCCTTTTGCTCTCATCATCACTCTGTCTCCCACCGCTAATGGTCTTAGAGTTGCTGTGTGGCGGTCGTAGTAATATTTTTGCCGTGTTTTCCTTTGTCTGAGTTCCTTATGTACAGCCTGTGGGTTGATGAGTTTTGGTTGCAATAGTTTGGTTGTGGTTGGAAGCAGGGTCTTTGTCCTTCAGCCCATGAGCCTTTGTGCGGGTGATCCTAATGTGTCTGAGATGGGGGTATTTCGATATTCAAGCAGAGCTAAGTATGGGTCCCGATTGTCTAGAATGGCCTTCTTAATCAGGTTTTTTGCTGTTTAGACTACTTTCTCTGCCATGCCATTGGACTGTGGGTAATATGGACTTGCTGTTTGGTGCTCGAATCCATATTCTCGTGAGAACTGTTTGAACATTGTACTAGAAAATTGTGGGCCATTGTCTGTTATCAATTTGTCTGGGACTCCATGTCTGGAGAACTGCGATTTGCAATGTGTAACAATTTGCTTACTAGTGGTGCCGTTTTGGAGCAAGTTGATTTCAATAAAGCCTGAGTAATAATCAACCATAACTAGATACTTCTGGTTGTTGATTTCTCATTGGAGGTTTTATTTCACTAATTGCTTGTGTTTTCTTGGGATCTGGTTTCAATCCGTCTTTAGTCAGGACATGTCCCAGGTAAGCGATTTCTTGTTTCTTAAATTGGCACTTA comes from Dysidea avara chromosome 4, odDysAvar1.4, whole genome shotgun sequence and encodes:
- the LOC136252300 gene encoding WSCD family member CG9164-like yields the protein MIERLRSSPNISLQSSLNGSQGSTNNQSLQSSLNDSLESSLKVDSLQSSFNETRHVLEMLQKKGIMTIGGGHYVGRYKAFRNFTDSQIDNIITAFGIPNLNSSNFKEQILACTGLTLVNAKKPVNITTDGNVVMPKHFQKCKSMSFQKTGKTVALFCFPGSGNSWVRQLIETTTGIYTGTYQDCDDSYIFNGMIGEGVYTDNVIAVKIHFPNTDDQKWLDERSIIYVVRNPFDAILVEWNQQKSASKNHNMAHLSTTTVFGKAWIATVTKYSKLWRLHIEAYAHSNKTPILVLKYENLLTDLHTELKRMMEFMKFPYTEDDFQCTINSTIEGFHRKHKKTADPYTPELRKVVMEQVNLANKVLHHYNISY